A window of the Posidoniimonas polymericola genome harbors these coding sequences:
- a CDS encoding tetratricopeptide repeat protein yields MSKWLSALLLATIGFSALPAAAQQPTPAPEAARAYAAAAALQDRGLHDLARKDWQALLKSYPTDPLAPRVRYNLGVCRFQQSQFAAAADAFAEAAKTAQEDSVAEAAWSNLGLARFNQASSLAATKPSQAAPVYRQAVAAFEQLLAKFPASGQAGGAQYYRGESLAALGQHEQAAQAYRAALENQAASPLHTAARVALASSELELGQTNQAEATLNTLIAAGPIGQTAGEAYTLRGESRLAGGNAVGAAEDFAQAAAAEQYDAADYALERQAFALYSAGQHAAAATSYRQLGQRFPRSPLAGGANLAAGKCLLLAQQYDEAATLLGSLWRADPSAANAEAAHWLTQTLTAAGRPADAIGPARQALATSPDPQWANPIKVTLADALSESDSGRGEALDLYRQLARSAGGESAERAAYLAAHTALQLKRFDEAQRFAQQFLRQRPNSQFSIEARLIAAEAAAQLKQPQQAADQYRALIAAAADDPRVGEWVLRDAGLLREQQNWAEVASLLSDYQQAIPAERKADALAMLSEARSQSGDAAASIAALTDLIEQRPDANRLAQALYQRGEQQTTRGDLNAANQDFTRIAREFPQSDLAPYALYGLANNQLQSGDKQAGRQSLQTLVDRYGDGPIGEARYTLAGLLHEQQQDAAALDVLDGAKAPAAELSYLRALCLIGAGRTDDARRELQAFLQQHPQHERADQVGYELAWLERKADPAGAAKQFARLAADYPRSPLAAEALLRAGELLYQAGDKQAAAGPLEKVAQRGDAAAGFRAQASHLLGWIAFGADQPEAAAMAFNNQLRAEPTGELAAAGAAMQGESLFALGRYEPALAAYTQAEQLGPKDPRLAAAAWLHAGQAAGQLGRWKESLQWLERAGRASQAKLEGDKIRYERGWALVNLDRPQEAQPIFESLLESQDGVLAARSQFMLGEMQFAAKQYDAAVRTFFRVAYGHGGKDAPEAYHAWQAESLFEAARCLEALGRREPANKLYLELLERFPDSAKARHARAKLQPGATR; encoded by the coding sequence GTGAGCAAGTGGCTGTCGGCGCTGCTGCTGGCCACGATTGGGTTCTCGGCTCTGCCGGCGGCCGCGCAGCAACCAACGCCCGCCCCCGAGGCGGCCCGCGCGTACGCCGCGGCGGCCGCGCTGCAGGACCGCGGGCTGCACGACCTGGCGCGCAAGGACTGGCAGGCGCTGCTCAAGAGCTACCCGACCGACCCGCTCGCGCCCCGGGTCCGCTACAACCTGGGCGTCTGCCGGTTCCAGCAGTCGCAGTTCGCCGCCGCGGCCGACGCCTTTGCCGAGGCTGCCAAGACCGCCCAGGAGGACTCGGTCGCCGAGGCCGCGTGGTCGAACCTCGGCCTAGCACGGTTCAACCAGGCGTCGTCGCTCGCGGCGACCAAGCCCAGCCAGGCCGCGCCGGTCTACCGTCAGGCGGTCGCCGCCTTCGAGCAGCTGCTCGCCAAGTTCCCCGCCAGCGGCCAGGCCGGCGGTGCCCAGTACTACCGCGGCGAGTCGCTCGCCGCCCTCGGCCAGCACGAGCAGGCGGCCCAGGCGTATCGCGCCGCGCTCGAGAACCAAGCGGCCTCGCCGCTGCACACCGCCGCCCGGGTGGCGCTGGCTTCATCAGAGTTGGAGCTCGGCCAGACCAACCAGGCCGAGGCGACGCTCAATACGCTCATTGCTGCGGGCCCAATCGGCCAGACCGCCGGCGAGGCCTACACCCTCCGCGGCGAGTCCCGGCTGGCGGGCGGCAACGCGGTTGGCGCCGCCGAGGACTTCGCCCAAGCCGCCGCCGCCGAGCAGTACGACGCGGCCGACTACGCGCTCGAGCGGCAGGCGTTCGCGCTCTACTCGGCCGGCCAGCACGCCGCCGCCGCAACCTCCTACCGGCAGCTCGGCCAGCGGTTCCCGCGGTCGCCGCTCGCCGGCGGCGCCAATCTGGCGGCCGGCAAGTGCCTGTTGCTGGCCCAGCAATACGACGAGGCGGCCACGCTGCTCGGTTCACTCTGGCGGGCAGACCCGTCGGCCGCCAACGCCGAAGCGGCCCACTGGCTCACGCAGACTCTCACCGCCGCCGGCAGGCCGGCCGACGCGATCGGCCCGGCCCGGCAGGCGCTGGCGACTAGCCCCGACCCGCAGTGGGCCAACCCGATCAAGGTCACCCTGGCCGACGCGTTGTCCGAGTCCGACAGCGGCCGCGGCGAGGCGCTCGACCTCTACCGCCAGCTCGCCCGCAGCGCGGGCGGCGAGTCCGCCGAGCGGGCCGCCTACCTCGCCGCCCACACGGCGCTGCAGTTGAAGCGGTTCGACGAGGCCCAGCGGTTCGCCCAGCAGTTCTTGCGGCAGCGCCCCAACAGCCAATTCAGCATCGAGGCCCGGCTGATCGCCGCCGAGGCCGCCGCCCAGCTCAAGCAGCCGCAGCAGGCCGCCGACCAGTACCGGGCCTTGATCGCCGCCGCCGCCGACGATCCGCGCGTGGGCGAGTGGGTGCTGAGGGACGCGGGCCTGCTCCGCGAGCAGCAGAATTGGGCCGAGGTCGCCAGCCTGCTTAGCGACTACCAGCAGGCTATCCCCGCCGAGCGGAAGGCCGACGCATTAGCGATGCTGTCCGAAGCCCGCAGCCAGTCGGGCGACGCGGCGGCGAGCATCGCGGCCCTGACGGACCTGATCGAACAGCGACCCGACGCCAACCGTCTTGCGCAGGCGCTCTACCAACGCGGCGAGCAGCAGACTACCCGCGGCGACCTCAACGCCGCCAATCAAGACTTCACCCGCATCGCCCGCGAGTTCCCCCAGAGCGACCTCGCCCCGTACGCCCTATACGGCCTGGCCAACAACCAGCTGCAGTCGGGCGACAAGCAGGCCGGCCGGCAGTCGCTGCAGACGCTTGTCGACCGTTACGGGGATGGCCCCATCGGCGAGGCCCGCTACACGCTCGCCGGGCTGCTGCACGAACAGCAGCAGGACGCCGCGGCGCTCGACGTGCTTGACGGGGCCAAGGCGCCCGCCGCCGAGCTCAGCTACCTGCGGGCGCTCTGCCTGATTGGCGCGGGCCGGACCGACGACGCCCGGCGTGAGCTGCAGGCCTTCCTGCAGCAGCACCCGCAGCACGAGCGGGCCGACCAGGTTGGCTACGAGCTGGCGTGGCTCGAGCGGAAGGCGGACCCGGCTGGCGCGGCCAAGCAGTTCGCGCGGCTTGCCGCTGACTACCCTCGCAGCCCGCTCGCGGCCGAGGCGCTGCTCCGCGCGGGCGAGTTGCTGTACCAAGCGGGCGACAAGCAGGCCGCCGCCGGCCCGCTCGAGAAGGTCGCCCAGCGGGGTGACGCCGCCGCCGGCTTCCGCGCCCAGGCGTCGCACCTCTTGGGCTGGATTGCGTTTGGCGCCGATCAGCCCGAGGCCGCGGCGATGGCGTTCAACAATCAGTTGCGGGCGGAGCCGACCGGCGAGCTCGCCGCCGCCGGCGCCGCGATGCAGGGCGAGTCGCTGTTTGCCCTCGGCCGCTACGAGCCCGCGCTGGCCGCCTACACGCAGGCCGAGCAGCTCGGCCCCAAGGACCCGCGGCTCGCCGCGGCGGCCTGGCTGCACGCCGGGCAGGCGGCAGGCCAGCTCGGCCGCTGGAAGGAGAGCCTGCAGTGGCTCGAGCGTGCCGGTCGGGCAAGCCAGGCAAAGCTGGAGGGCGACAAGATCCGCTACGAGCGCGGCTGGGCCCTGGTGAACCTTGATCGACCGCAAGAAGCGCAGCCGATCTTCGAATCGCTGCTTGAATCACAAGACGGCGTGCTAGCGGCCCGCTCACAGTTTATGCTGGGGGAGATGCAGTTCGCGGCCAAGCAGTACGACGCAGCGGTCCGCACGTTCTTCCGGGTCGCCTACGGGCACGGCGGCAAGGACGCGCCCGAGGCGTACCACGCGTGGCAGGCAGAGTCGCTGTTCGAGGCCGCCCGCTGCCTCGAGGCGCTGGGCCGCCGCGAGCCAGCCAACAAGCTTTACCTGGAGCTGCTCGAGCGGTTCCCCGATTCGGCCAAGGCGCGGCACGCGCGGGCCAAGCTGCAGCCGGGGGCCACCCGCTAA
- a CDS encoding MotA/TolQ/ExbB proton channel family protein, with protein sequence MRLARRLATTFCVTLVLAGTAWGQGPALAPALGNDPGDDPDALAEAALAPPPPVEAPDAMPDSAEAILELFLKGGWLMAPIVLMSVVVLAVACERMLGLRRGRIRPRKLVDTLRRQIDDGDLDPQRAYNACRRSRSALSRVVIAALSKIGRPHAEVEAAAADALQNEADRMYGNVRTLNLAAAVTPLMGLLGTVWGMIESFFVTANAAEGTDKATALAEGIYVALMTTFAGLAVAIPAAVLAHYFEGRILRSLRRVESLITVLLPRIEALEGRGRLDLRQLESNYQHDRTGRRQPAPQVPPTPPAGPPTHHLSQAHETSGRA encoded by the coding sequence ATGCGACTAGCCCGCCGCCTGGCGACGACTTTCTGTGTTACGCTCGTACTCGCAGGCACGGCCTGGGGCCAAGGGCCGGCGCTGGCGCCGGCCCTCGGCAATGACCCGGGCGACGACCCAGACGCGCTGGCCGAGGCGGCGCTCGCGCCGCCGCCCCCGGTCGAGGCGCCCGACGCGATGCCCGACTCGGCCGAGGCGATCCTCGAGCTGTTCCTCAAGGGGGGCTGGCTGATGGCCCCCATTGTGCTGATGTCGGTGGTCGTGCTGGCGGTGGCGTGCGAGCGGATGCTCGGGCTCCGCCGCGGCCGCATCCGCCCCCGCAAACTGGTCGACACGCTCCGCCGGCAGATCGACGACGGCGACCTCGACCCGCAGCGGGCCTACAACGCCTGCCGCCGCAGCCGCAGCGCGCTGTCGCGGGTGGTGATCGCCGCGCTGTCGAAGATCGGCCGCCCCCACGCCGAGGTCGAAGCGGCCGCCGCCGACGCGCTGCAGAACGAGGCCGACCGCATGTACGGCAATGTCCGCACGCTGAACCTGGCCGCCGCGGTGACGCCGCTGATGGGGCTGCTCGGCACTGTGTGGGGCATGATCGAGTCGTTCTTCGTCACGGCGAACGCCGCCGAGGGGACCGACAAGGCGACCGCCCTGGCCGAGGGCATCTACGTCGCGCTGATGACCACCTTCGCCGGCCTGGCCGTGGCGATCCCCGCCGCGGTGCTGGCCCACTACTTCGAGGGACGCATCCTCCGCTCGCTCCGCCGGGTCGAGAGCCTGATCACCGTGCTGCTCCCCCGCATCGAGGCGCTCGAGGGCCGCGGCCGGCTCGACCTGCGCCAGCTCGAGAGCAACTACCAGCACGACCGCACGGGCCGCAGGCAGCCGGCGCCACAGGTCCCGCCCACTCCACCGGCGGGCCCGCCGACGCACCACCTGTCGCAGGCCCACGAAACGAGCGGGAGGGCGTAG
- a CDS encoding ExbD/TolR family protein, with protein MAVKLNKGLSAGALSMTPLIDVVFLLLIFFLVASRFEQEERQMDVTLPQAAEAAPTVFPGQEVFVTVTPDGTYYIAGEKLSANMLRTRLKALYQANPGKQKVTIRADSQSNSGALVTVLDACNQANIRNYSIATE; from the coding sequence ATGGCCGTCAAACTCAACAAGGGCCTGTCTGCCGGCGCGCTGAGCATGACGCCGCTGATCGATGTGGTGTTCCTGCTGCTGATCTTCTTCCTCGTGGCGAGCCGCTTCGAGCAGGAAGAACGGCAGATGGACGTCACCCTGCCGCAGGCCGCCGAGGCCGCCCCGACGGTGTTCCCCGGCCAGGAGGTCTTCGTCACGGTCACGCCCGACGGAACCTACTACATCGCTGGCGAGAAGCTCAGCGCAAACATGCTCCGCACCCGGCTCAAGGCGCTCTACCAGGCAAACCCCGGCAAGCAGAAGGTGACCATCCGGGCCGACTCGCAGTCGAACTCCGGCGCGCTGGTCACCGTGCTCGACGCCTGCAACCAGGCCAACATCCGCAACTACAGCATCGCGACCGAGTAA
- a CDS encoding prenyltransferase/squalene oxidase repeat-containing protein, giving the protein MTPDPAIPRPAVDERALTVNAALALWAGVAAGGIVALGGFDDPDPWRNGYYRLATLGLTALALAIAFLSSPGFSAKRLQLGVVASLIAHTAIVAGLALADLRMPQLMADADAPPVEEVQEEQPPEMVIIERQQLDEVPDFERPVATSAPQSQAELIEPERQAPKLAETMLQPTAAPLAAPPAPDAPILERPQTTLAQAAIESGRRSRNIAASASVAPQAAEFDAGTQPAPSPLEEPTPSPAPTPMLARAAAPLRAAITPIEAPRPTLAPPTSPQSTPITSAPRMAVNQPATPQVGASQPAPRLRPRTLAQLGPSPMEPITPLPSEPNTPQDAPRMAPLTPPAVTQQRTAPSLAMASPTLAPVAPRLADMAPIAPATPAAAPDRLAMRTSGDAPRILADARPRPRGGAAPLAALGSAGRALEAPNLNRGAGQGQPGAPTEIAAAADRGGLGVKPAERPGLSKAVASRDATANLSPGRFRNQAAGGSPSVAGDARAPTAAFSSRGQRVEQLESGSSGSPSPRTEAAIELGLKFLAGIQEPDGGWAFDSLGGADVRAAEVPQIKADAAATGLALLSFLGAGYDHIDGKHQQTVKRGIDALIADQGDSGVLFAEDSDPNAWEVARFYSHGIATIALCEAYGMTGDPRLRRPAQRAIDYIVETQVESLGGWRYTPGFNSDLSVTGWMLMALRSGELAGLEVPSRTYAGVRRFLETCRESAGNQARFCYNPTAPANDPRTSHGRNPGTVMTSVGLLMQLYLGEGRESRRMQLGADHLAEHLPTLGDSMTPARTSTLGNPLRDTYYWYYGTQVMFHMGGTHWDRWNEALHPLLVESQTKSGQLAGSWNPIAPVPDKWRHLGGRLYVTTLNLLSLEVYYRHLPLYEMTGR; this is encoded by the coding sequence TTGACCCCCGACCCCGCCATCCCCCGACCCGCCGTCGACGAACGGGCGTTGACTGTCAACGCCGCCCTCGCGTTGTGGGCGGGCGTCGCTGCGGGTGGGATTGTGGCGCTCGGCGGCTTCGACGACCCCGACCCTTGGCGGAACGGCTACTACCGCCTGGCGACCCTCGGGCTGACCGCGCTAGCGCTCGCTATTGCCTTCTTGTCGTCGCCCGGGTTCTCGGCCAAGCGGCTGCAGCTCGGGGTGGTGGCGAGCCTGATCGCGCACACGGCGATTGTCGCCGGGCTGGCGCTGGCCGACCTGCGGATGCCGCAGCTGATGGCCGACGCCGACGCGCCGCCGGTCGAGGAAGTGCAGGAGGAGCAGCCGCCGGAGATGGTGATCATTGAGCGGCAGCAGCTCGACGAGGTCCCGGACTTCGAGCGGCCGGTCGCGACCTCCGCCCCGCAGAGCCAGGCCGAGCTGATCGAGCCCGAGCGGCAGGCGCCCAAGCTGGCCGAGACCATGCTGCAGCCCACCGCCGCCCCGCTAGCCGCGCCGCCTGCGCCCGACGCGCCGATTCTGGAACGGCCGCAGACCACGCTCGCCCAGGCCGCCATCGAGTCGGGCCGGCGGAGCCGCAACATCGCCGCGTCGGCCAGCGTCGCGCCGCAGGCGGCCGAGTTCGACGCCGGCACGCAGCCCGCGCCGTCGCCGCTGGAAGAGCCCACGCCGAGCCCGGCGCCGACGCCGATGTTGGCCCGCGCGGCCGCGCCGCTGCGGGCGGCGATCACCCCGATCGAGGCCCCGCGTCCGACGCTCGCGCCGCCGACTTCGCCGCAGAGCACGCCGATCACGTCGGCCCCGCGGATGGCGGTCAACCAGCCCGCCACGCCGCAGGTCGGCGCGAGCCAGCCGGCGCCCCGACTCAGGCCCCGCACACTGGCGCAGCTTGGCCCGTCGCCGATGGAGCCGATCACGCCGCTGCCGAGCGAACCGAACACCCCGCAGGACGCTCCGCGGATGGCGCCACTAACGCCGCCGGCGGTCACCCAGCAGCGGACCGCGCCGTCGCTGGCGATGGCCTCGCCGACGCTCGCGCCGGTCGCCCCGCGGCTGGCCGACATGGCGCCGATCGCCCCCGCGACGCCGGCCGCCGCACCGGATCGTCTTGCGATGCGCACCTCGGGCGACGCGCCGCGGATCCTGGCCGACGCCCGGCCGCGGCCCCGGGGCGGCGCCGCGCCGCTCGCCGCCCTCGGCTCTGCCGGCCGGGCGCTCGAGGCGCCCAACCTCAACCGCGGCGCCGGCCAGGGCCAGCCCGGCGCGCCGACCGAGATCGCCGCCGCCGCCGACCGCGGCGGGCTGGGGGTCAAGCCGGCCGAGCGGCCAGGCCTCAGCAAGGCGGTCGCGTCGCGCGACGCCACGGCCAACCTCTCACCGGGCCGGTTCCGCAACCAGGCCGCCGGCGGGTCGCCCTCGGTCGCCGGCGACGCCCGCGCGCCGACCGCCGCGTTCAGCAGCCGCGGCCAACGCGTCGAGCAGCTCGAGTCGGGCAGCAGCGGCTCGCCGTCGCCCCGCACGGAGGCCGCCATCGAGCTCGGCCTGAAATTCCTGGCCGGTATCCAGGAGCCCGACGGCGGCTGGGCGTTCGACTCGCTCGGCGGCGCCGACGTCCGCGCCGCCGAGGTGCCGCAGATCAAGGCCGACGCGGCCGCCACCGGCTTGGCGCTGCTGTCGTTCCTCGGCGCCGGCTACGACCACATCGACGGCAAGCACCAGCAGACCGTCAAACGCGGCATCGACGCGCTGATTGCCGACCAGGGCGACTCCGGCGTGCTGTTCGCCGAGGACTCGGACCCCAACGCGTGGGAGGTCGCCCGGTTCTACAGCCACGGCATCGCGACCATTGCCCTGTGCGAGGCGTACGGCATGACCGGCGACCCACGGCTCCGCCGCCCGGCGCAGCGGGCGATCGACTACATCGTCGAGACGCAGGTCGAGAGCCTCGGCGGCTGGCGGTACACGCCCGGCTTCAATTCTGATCTGTCGGTGACCGGCTGGATGCTGATGGCGCTGCGGAGCGGTGAGTTGGCCGGGCTGGAGGTCCCCAGCCGCACCTACGCCGGCGTGCGGCGGTTCCTCGAAACCTGCCGCGAAAGCGCCGGCAACCAGGCCCGCTTCTGCTACAACCCGACCGCGCCGGCCAACGACCCCCGCACCAGCCACGGCCGCAACCCGGGCACGGTGATGACCTCGGTCGGCCTGTTGATGCAGCTCTACCTGGGTGAGGGGCGCGAGAGCCGCCGCATGCAGCTCGGCGCCGACCACCTGGCCGAGCACCTGCCGACCCTCGGCGACTCGATGACGCCGGCCCGCACCAGCACGCTCGGCAACCCACTGCGGGACACGTACTACTGGTACTACGGCACGCAGGTAATGTTCCACATGGGCGGCACGCACTGGGATCGGTGGAACGAGGCGCTGCACCCGCTGCTGGTCGAGAGCCAGACCAAGAGCGGCCAACTCGCTGGCAGCTGGAACCCAATCGCGCCGGTCCCCGACAAGTGGCGCCACCTCGGCGGCCGCCTGTACGTCACGACGCTCAACCTGCTGAGCCTCGAGGTGTACTACCGGCACCTTCCGCTGTACGAGATGACTGGGCGGTAG
- a CDS encoding ATP-dependent Clp protease adaptor ClpS produces the protein MILHNDDFNGFLFVAESIVKVFGYEPEKAIKLMLRAHETGRSCVWSGMREHAELKADQLRSCGGDPEQAHQNALPLRVTTEPMPA, from the coding sequence GTGATCCTGCACAACGACGACTTCAACGGCTTCTTGTTTGTCGCCGAGTCGATCGTCAAGGTGTTTGGGTACGAACCGGAGAAAGCCATCAAGCTTATGCTGAGGGCGCACGAGACCGGGCGGAGCTGCGTCTGGTCTGGGATGCGGGAGCATGCCGAGCTGAAGGCCGACCAGTTGCGGTCGTGCGGCGGCGATCCCGAGCAGGCCCACCAGAACGCCCTGCCGCTGAGAGTGACTACCGAGCCGATGCCGGCGTGA
- a CDS encoding glycoside hydrolase family 43 protein has product MSRLILRFIPLLMLSLHCCSPATAQEVRPEFKEQGKSGNPVFAGWYADPEAIIFGDQYWIFPTYSDKYHKQTFFDAFSSKDLVNWTKHPRVLDADNISWASYAVWAPSIIAANDKYYLLFGANDIQNDEAQGGIGVAVADSPEGPYQDAIGRPLIDRFHNGAQPIDQFVFRDEGGDLYLYYGGWRHCNVARLADDLLSLQEFPDGETFKEITPDSYVEGPFVFKKDGRYYMMWSEGGWTGPDYSVAYAIADSPTGPFERIGKILKQDPQVATGAGHHSVLHPPGSDDWYIVYHRRPLGETDGNHRVVCVDKMEFDADGRIKPVTITFDGVERRPLP; this is encoded by the coding sequence ATGTCGCGTTTGATACTACGATTCATCCCGCTGTTGATGCTGTCGCTGCATTGCTGCTCGCCGGCTACGGCCCAGGAGGTCCGCCCCGAGTTCAAGGAGCAGGGCAAGTCGGGCAACCCGGTGTTCGCCGGCTGGTACGCCGACCCCGAGGCGATCATCTTCGGCGACCAGTACTGGATCTTCCCGACCTACTCGGACAAGTACCACAAGCAGACGTTCTTCGACGCGTTCAGCTCGAAGGATCTCGTGAACTGGACCAAGCATCCGCGGGTGCTCGACGCCGACAATATCTCGTGGGCGAGCTACGCGGTGTGGGCGCCGTCGATCATCGCGGCCAACGACAAGTACTACCTGCTGTTCGGCGCCAACGATATCCAGAACGACGAGGCCCAAGGGGGCATCGGCGTCGCGGTGGCGGACTCGCCCGAGGGGCCGTACCAGGACGCCATCGGCCGGCCGCTGATCGACCGCTTCCACAACGGCGCCCAGCCGATCGACCAGTTTGTGTTCCGCGACGAGGGCGGCGACCTGTACCTGTACTACGGCGGCTGGCGGCACTGCAACGTCGCGCGGCTGGCGGACGATCTGCTGTCGCTCCAAGAGTTCCCCGACGGCGAGACCTTCAAGGAGATCACGCCCGACAGCTACGTCGAAGGGCCGTTCGTGTTCAAGAAGGACGGCCGCTACTACATGATGTGGTCCGAGGGGGGCTGGACCGGCCCCGACTACAGCGTCGCCTACGCGATCGCCGACTCGCCGACCGGGCCGTTCGAGCGGATCGGCAAGATCCTCAAGCAAGACCCGCAGGTCGCGACCGGCGCCGGGCACCACTCGGTGCTGCACCCGCCCGGCTCGGACGACTGGTACATCGTTTACCACCGCCGCCCGCTCGGCGAGACCGACGGCAACCACCGCGTGGTCTGCGTGGACAAGATGGAGTTTGACGCAGACGGCCGCATCAAGCCGGTTACAATCACCTTTGATGGCGTCGAGCGGCGGCCGCTGCCGTAG
- a CDS encoding putative quinol monooxygenase: protein MIHVIATLSLKPGVRDEFLKIFTKLTPVVQAEEGCIEYGAAIDEPTGMDVQQMAGSDAVIVVEKWESVSALEAHLAAPHMEAFRQETAEMSAGVSLLALKPA from the coding sequence ATGATCCACGTGATTGCGACCCTCTCGCTCAAGCCGGGCGTCCGCGACGAGTTCCTCAAGATCTTTACCAAGCTGACTCCGGTCGTGCAGGCCGAGGAGGGCTGCATCGAGTACGGCGCCGCCATCGACGAGCCGACCGGTATGGATGTCCAGCAGATGGCGGGCTCCGATGCGGTGATCGTAGTCGAGAAGTGGGAGAGCGTGTCGGCGCTCGAGGCCCACCTGGCGGCCCCGCACATGGAGGCCTTCCGCCAAGAAACCGCGGAAATGTCGGCCGGCGTCAGCCTGCTAGCGCTGAAGCCCGCCTAA
- the proB gene encoding glutamate 5-kinase — protein MSAAAPMLNAVRQEIAAIADKIVVKVGTRTLTGPDGQLDMGQITSIADQIAGLRAEGRNVVLVSSGAVGAGIGRLGLTERPTDLSQLQAAAAVGQSCLIECYNHALEKHGLHAAQVLLTADDMHDRRRYLNARNTLRALFEYGAVPIVNENDTVRVEELRRSMGDNDRLAALVTNLIRAPLMVLLTDVEGLYDGHPKDEGSKVIPLVRELDEVLEHAGESSNEGLRLSTGGMASKLQAVQISTEAGENVVIANGRRPNVLRDILAGETIGTLFIAAGASVRDRKRWIGWSVHPEGKLRLDAGAEHAIAEEGGSLLAVGITGVEGNFDKGDVVSLVGPSGEEFARGQTNYGSDDVRQVMGEPTERFGEILGSWSYYDVVHRDNLTVLRA, from the coding sequence GTGTCTGCTGCTGCCCCGATGCTGAACGCTGTCCGCCAAGAAATTGCCGCCATCGCCGACAAGATTGTCGTGAAGGTGGGCACCCGCACCCTGACCGGCCCCGATGGGCAGCTGGACATGGGACAGATAACGTCGATTGCGGATCAGATCGCTGGATTGCGGGCCGAGGGCCGCAATGTGGTGCTGGTCAGCAGCGGCGCCGTCGGGGCCGGCATCGGCCGGCTCGGCCTGACCGAGCGGCCGACCGACCTGTCGCAGCTGCAGGCCGCCGCGGCCGTCGGGCAGAGCTGCCTGATCGAGTGCTACAACCACGCGCTCGAGAAGCACGGCCTGCACGCCGCCCAGGTGCTGCTGACCGCCGACGACATGCACGACCGCCGCCGGTACCTGAACGCCCGCAACACGCTGCGGGCGCTGTTCGAGTACGGGGCGGTGCCGATCGTCAACGAGAACGACACCGTCCGGGTCGAGGAGCTGCGTCGGTCGATGGGCGACAACGACCGCCTGGCGGCGTTGGTCACGAACCTGATCCGCGCGCCGTTGATGGTGTTGCTGACCGACGTCGAGGGCCTGTACGACGGCCACCCCAAGGACGAGGGCTCGAAGGTGATCCCGCTGGTCCGGGAGCTGGACGAAGTGCTCGAGCACGCCGGCGAGTCGAGCAACGAAGGCCTGCGGCTGTCGACCGGCGGCATGGCGAGCAAGCTGCAGGCGGTGCAGATCTCGACCGAGGCGGGCGAGAACGTCGTGATCGCCAACGGCCGACGGCCGAACGTGCTGCGGGATATCCTGGCCGGCGAGACGATCGGCACGCTGTTCATCGCGGCCGGCGCTTCGGTCCGCGACCGCAAGCGGTGGATCGGCTGGAGCGTGCACCCGGAGGGCAAGCTGCGGCTGGACGCGGGCGCCGAGCACGCCATCGCCGAGGAGGGCGGCAGCCTGCTGGCCGTGGGGATCACCGGTGTCGAGGGGAACTTTGACAAGGGGGATGTCGTCAGTCTGGTGGGGCCTTCCGGCGAGGAGTTCGCGCGGGGGCAGACTAATTACGGGTCTGATGATGTGCGCCAGGTGATGGGGGAGCCAACCGAGCGGTTCGGCGAGATCCTCGGCAGCTGGTCGTACTACGATGTGGTGCACCGCGACAACCTGACCGTGCTGCGGGCCTAG